The Trichosurus vulpecula isolate mTriVul1 chromosome 3, mTriVul1.pri, whole genome shotgun sequence genome includes a window with the following:
- the EEF1A2 gene encoding elongation factor 1-alpha 2, whose protein sequence is MGKEKTHINIVVIGHVDSGKSTTTGHLIYKCGGIDKRTIEKFEKEAAEMGKGSFKYAWVLDKLKAERERGITIDISLWKFETTKYYITIIDAPGHRDFIKNMITGTSQADCAVLIVAAGVGEFEAGISKNGQTREHALLAYTLGVKQLIVGINKMDSTEPPYSEKRYDEIVKEVSAYIKKIGYNPATVPFVPISGWHGDNMLEPSPNMPWFKGWKVERKEGNASGVSLLEALDTILPPTRPTDKPLRLPLQDVYKIGGIGTVPVGRVETGILRPGMVVTFAPVNITTEVKSVEMHHEALSEALPGDNVGFNVKNVSVKDIRRGNVCGDSKSDPPQEAAQFTSQVIILNHPGQISAGYSPVIDCHTAHIACKFAELKEKIDRRSGKKLEDNPKSLKSGDAAIVEMIPGKPMCVESFSQYPPLGRFAVRDMRQTVAVGVIKNVEKKSGGAGKVTKSAQKAQKAGK, encoded by the exons ATGGGTAAGGAGAAGACCCACATCAACATCGTTGTCATTGGCCATGTAGATTCAGGCAAGTCTACTACTACGGGGCACCTCATATACAAGTGTGGGGGTATTGACAAGAGGACCATTGAAAAATTTGAGAAGGAGGCTGCGGAG ATGGGGAAAGGCTCCTTTAAGTATGCCTGGGTCCTGGATAAGCTCAAGGCTGAGCGTGAGCGGGGGATCACCATTGACATCTCTCTCTGGAAGTTTGAGACGACCAAATACTACATCACCATCATCGACGCACCGGGACACAGGGATTTTATCAAGAACATGATCACAGGAACTTCccag GCTGATTGTGCGGTGCTGATTGTGGCTGCTGGTGTGGGAGAGTTTGAAGCTGGCATCTCCAAAAATGGGCAGACCCGGGAGCATGCCTTGCTGGCTTACACTCTGGGTGTGAAACAGCTTATTGTGGGGATCAACAAGATGGACTCCACAGAGCCCCCCTACAGTGAAAAGCGCTACGATGAAATCGTCAAGGAGGTCAGCGCCTACATCAAGAAAATTGGCTACAACCCTGCCACAGTCCCCTTTGTGCCCATCTCAGGCTGGCACGGTGACAACATGTTGGAGCCATCCCCAAAT ATGCCTTGGTTTAAGGGTTGGAAGGTGGAGCGGAAGGAAGGAAATGCCAGTGGTGTATCCCTGCTGGAAGCCTTGGATACCATCCTACCCCCTACCCGCCCAACAGACAAACCTTTGCGCCTCCCACTTCAGGATGTCTACAAGATTGGAG GTATTGGAACAGTGCCTGTGGGCCGAGTGGAGACAGGGATCCTTCGGCCAGGAATGGTGGTGACTTTTGCTCCTGTAAACATCACTACTGAGGTGAAGTCTGTGGAGATGCACCATGAGGCCCTAAGTGAGGCCCTTCCTGGAGACAACGTAGGATTCAATGTGAAGAATGTGTCTGTCAAGGACATTCGCCGTGGCAATGTCTGTGGTGACAGCAAGTCAGACCCTCCCCAGGAGGCTGCTCAATTCACCTCCCAG GTCATCATCCTGAACCATCCTGGGCAGATCAGTGCTGGCTACTCGCCTGTCATTGACTGCCACACCGCCCACATTGCCTGCAAGTTTGCTGAGCTGAAAGAGAAGATTGATCGGCGCTCTGGCAAGAAGCTGGAAGATAATCCCAAATCCCTGAAATCTGGAGATGCTGCTATTGTGGAAATGATCCCTGGGAAGCCTATGTGTGTGGAGAGCTTCTCCCAGTATCCTCCTCTTG GTCGCTTTGCTGTGCGGGACATGAGGCAGACTGTGGCTGTAGGTGTCATCAAGAACGTTGAGAAGAAGAGCGGAGGGGCAGGCAAGGTGACCAAGTCTGCACAGAAGGCccagaaagctgggaaatga